The nucleotide sequence ACATTCATTTCGTGATGGAAATCTCGTAACCAGCGACGGAGATCTTTCCGCACCTTTGCATCTAACGCCCCAAACGGTTCATCAAGTAACAAGACTTTAGGATCGGTTGCAATCGATCTTGCTAATGCCACCCGTTGTCGCTGTCCGCCCGAAAGTTGATCCGGGTAACGCTTACCAATATGTTCTAACTGAATGAGTTCTAGCAAGTACTTCACTTTGGCTTGAATTTCCGCTTCGCTCAATCGCTCTGATTTGGGTTTCATTCTTAATCCAAAGGCAATATTATCAGCAATCGTCATATGGCGGAAAAGAGCATAATGTTGAAAGACGAAGCCAATATCTCTCTCTTTGGCAAATAACTGCGTGACCTCATTTTGATCAAACAAGATCTTGCCGCTACTAGCGGTTTCAAGCCCAGCAATAATGCGTAGTAAGGTAGTTTTACCACAGCCAGATGGCCCGAGCAAAGCCGTAAGCTCGCCGTTGTTAATTGTTAAGTTGATATCGTGCAGTACCTGTGTTTGCCCGAACTGTTTATTCAAATGATGTATGCTGATTGTCATTGTTCCCCCAATTTATTCCTAAGCAAGTTCACGGACTAATTTATGCTCTGTCCATTGACGCAAAAAGAGCAAAATTAACGATAAGCACAGCAGTAAAATTGCCACGCTGAATGCCGCTGCGGCGTTATATTCGTTATATAAAATTTCGATTTGTAGCGGTAAGGTATTCGTCACTCCTCGAATATGCCCAGACACCACCGACACCGCCCCAAACTCGCCTAATGCTCTTGCGGTACAAAGCACCACACCGTGTAATAATGCCCATTTGATGTTAGGGAGTGTTACATAACAAAAAATCTGCCAGCCATTTGCCCCTAATACAGTAGCCGCCTCTTCCTCCGCCACACCTTGAGCCTCCATTACAGGAATAATTTCACGAGCCACAAAAGGCACAGAAATAAATAATGTGGCTAAAATAATACCCGGAATTGCATAAATTATTTGAAAATCGACCGCTTGTAAGTGCGGATAGAGCCAACTTTGCGCCCCAAATAGCAACACATAAATCAAACCAGCCACAATAGGCGAAATGGAAAACGGTAAATCAATCAGCGTTAAAAGTAGCTGTCTGCCCCTAAATTGATACTTTGTTACCACCCAAGCCGCCGCAATGCCAAATATCACATTTAACGGCACAGCAATGCTCACAGCGAGTAAGGTTAATTTTAGGGCGGAGAGGGTATCTTCCTCACTAATCGCCTCCCAAAAGAAAATAAATCCTTTGGCAAATCCTTGTGCAATCACGGTTAAAAGGGGTAACACTAAAATCAATGCGAATAATATTAACGCTGAAGCAATCAGAAAATATTCTGCAAGCGGTCGTTTTTTTATGATTTTTTGCATATTTTCTCCTACTTCCCTGTTCGTTTTGCAAAATAGCGTTGAATGTAATTAATCACAAAAATCAAGATAAATGAGATGATGAGCATCATCGCCCCAATGGTTGCTGCACTTACATAATCATATTGATCAAGTTTTGAGACGATCACGAGCGGTAAAATCTCCGTTCTAAAAGGCAAGTTACCCGAAATAAAGGCCACCGAGCCATACTCGCCTAAACCTCTAGCAAAAGCTAAGGTAAAGCCTGTAATCCAAGCGGGCAGAATGGCTGGAAAAATCACATAACGAAAACGTTGCCAGCTTGAAGCCCCAAGTATTTCAGCGGCTTCTTCCACATCTTTTGGCAAATCCTCTAGCACGGGCTGTAGCGTTCTTACCACAAAAGGCAAAGCAACAAAGAGCAAAGCAAGCATAATGCCTAATGCACTGTAGGCAATTTTGAAATCAAAGAACTGCCCTATAACACCGTTACGGGCGTAAATCGCAGTTAATGCAATGCCTGCAACGGCAGTTGGCAGAGCAAACGGCATATCAATAAAGGTATCCATCCAGCGTTTTCCCCAAAATTGATATCGCACTAATACCCAAGCTAATAGTAAGCCGATAAAAGCATTAATGAGTGCCGCAAAAAATGCGGTGCTAAGTGATAGCTTCAATGCAGTTAAAAGTTGGCGACTGGTTATCAGTTTCCAGAATTGCTCTGCTGAAATTTGGGCGGAATAGACAAATAAACTGGCTAATGGAATAAGCACAACCAAACTTAAAAAAGTAACCGTGTAGCCTAAACTTAAATTAAATCCCGGGATAAGGCGTGTTGTTGCAGACATTTTATGCTCTCTTGTTATTCATTTTATTGGTAAATTTTTTCTAATATTTGGTCGAAAATACCGCCATCATCAAAAAAGCGAGCTTGAATCTGTGAACTGTTCTCACCAAAAATTTCATCAAGTTTGCGTAAATTCAATACAGGAAATTGCTCCCGATATTGTTCTAAAATGGCTTGATTTACTGGTCGGTAATGATTTTTCGCAATAATATGCTGTGCTTCATCACTATAGAGATGCTTCACATAGGCTTCTGCTGCTTGGCGAGTGCCTTTTTTGTCCACTACGCTATCTACCATTGCAACAGGTGGCTCAGCTAAAATAGAGGTTGGAGGCACTACAATTTCAACATTTTCGCCGCCTTCTTCTTTTAGAGCTAAGTGCGCTTCATTTTCCCAAGTAAGCAAAACATCGCCTAAGCCACGTTGAATAAAGCTCATTGTTGCCCCTCTTGCTCCAGTGTCTAGCACTGGTACTTGGCGATAAACGTTGGTAGTAAATTCAAGAGCTTTCTCATCGCTACCAAAAGCTGTTTTGCCATAAACCCATACCGCAAAAAAATTCCATCTTGCCCCACCAGAAGTTTTAGGATTAGGCGTGATAACCTCCACGCCCTCTTTCAACAGATCTTGCCAATCCAAAATTTGATGCGGATTGCCTTTTCTAACCAAAAAAACAATGGTAGACGTATAAGGCGAGCTGTTATTTGCTAGTCGCTTCTGCCAATTTGGATCAATAAGCTGCTGGTTGCGGTTTAAAGCATCAATATCGCTTGATAAAGCAAGAGTAACTACATCAGCTTGCAAACCATCAATCACAGCACGAGCTTGTTTGCCCGAACCACCGTGCGATGTTTTAACTGCAAGAGAAGTATCTCCCGTTAAAGATTGCCAATGCTTTTCAAATAACGGGTTGTATTCTTTATAGAGTTCACGAGTTGGATCGTAAGAAACATTTAATAAGGTTTGAGCCATTGCACTACTCGAAATAAAACTGCCCATCATTGCAATGAATACTGCTTTACAAGCGGTCGTTTTTATAAAATTTTTTGCAAATAACCTCATTTAACATTTCTCCAACTTATTATTTATGAATGCCATAAAATCTAGCGGTTAAATATAAATTGGTAAAAGAACCAAAAATTTTTTAATATTCTTTAAAAGAATAAAAAGCTAAAACTCATATAAAACAACCTATTCTTTCATTAATTTATTCCTAAATGGAATAATCTATAAAATGTCGTTATTTCTACCCTTCAATAATTTCATTTATAACTAATCGCAATAAAACTACATTTATTTAAAAAGGATATGCAATGAGTTATTTACCTATTTTTGTCGATTTAAAAAAACGCCCTGTTTTAGTTGTAGGTGGCGGACACGTTGCCACTCGCAAAATTACTGCGTTATTAAAAGTGGGGGCTAACGTGAAAATTGTGGCTCGTGAATTAGATAGCCCTTTGCATAACCTACTTGAGGAAGGAAAAGTGGAATGGTTCGCAACAGAATTCGAGCCAGAGCAAGTTAATCAAGCCTATCTCATTATTGCTGCCACCGATGATAATGAACTTAACAACTTTGTATTTAAAAGTGCCGAAGCCGCACAGCGTTTGGTTAATGTAGTGGATGACCAACCGCATTGCAGCTATATCTTCCCTTCTGTGATCGACCGTTCGCCGATTCAAATTGCGATTTCAAGCGGTGGTGCAGCCCCTGTGTTAATTCGTCTATTGCGTGAAAAATTAGAAGCCTTAATTCCACAAAATGTGGGCGAAATAGCAAGTATTTCAGGCAGATGGCGAAATGCAGTAAAAGCAAAATTCCCGCATATGACTCAACGCAGACGCTTTTGGGAAAAGCTGTTCACTAATTTGCATTTTCAACGTTTAACCGAAACCCACCAAACAGCTCAAGCAGAAGCATTATTAGAACAAGAATTAGAAGCTGACAACCCAATTATTGGCGAAGTTTCACTCGTAGGAGCAGGGCCGGGCGATGCTGGCTTGCTAACACTTAAAGGCTTACAAGCCATTCAGCAAGCTGATGTCGTGCTTTATGATGCGTTAGTGTCTGAAAGCGTATTAGAGTTGGTTCGCCGTGATGCTGACCGAGTATTTGTTGGCAAACGAGCAGGTAAAGACTGTGTAAAACAAGAAGAAACCAATGCTCTTTTAGTGAAATATGCGAAAAAAGGAAAGCGTGTTGTTCGCTTAAAAGGGGGCGATCCTTTTGTGTTTGGACGTGGCGGCGAAGAACTGGAAGTTTTAAAAGCGGAGAATATTCCATTTAATGTTGTACCTGGTATTACAGCCGCATTAGGTGCG is from Mannheimia varigena and encodes:
- a CDS encoding sulfate/molybdate ABC transporter ATP-binding protein, with product MTISIHHLNKQFGQTQVLHDINLTINNGELTALLGPSGCGKTTLLRIIAGLETASSGKILFDQNEVTQLFAKERDIGFVFQHYALFRHMTIADNIAFGLRMKPKSERLSEAEIQAKVKYLLELIQLEHIGKRYPDQLSGGQRQRVALARSIATDPKVLLLDEPFGALDAKVRKDLRRWLRDFHHEMNVTSLFVTHDQDEALEVADKIVLMNKGKVEQIGSPEQVYKQPRTAFVADFLGDVNLLQGYIFNGTLHIDKFQRKVDSYYSAEDVVVYVRPHEIAISKNKTDNTIVGRIQRIHTAGPTVEIEVLSNVSDLPIDVSVSYNQFLQEGFTLGEEVYLEPQLLNFFIQNELIEYMI
- the cysW gene encoding sulfate ABC transporter permease subunit CysW; translation: MQKIIKKRPLAEYFLIASALILFALILVLPLLTVIAQGFAKGFIFFWEAISEEDTLSALKLTLLAVSIAVPLNVIFGIAAAWVVTKYQFRGRQLLLTLIDLPFSISPIVAGLIYVLLFGAQSWLYPHLQAVDFQIIYAIPGIILATLFISVPFVAREIIPVMEAQGVAEEEAATVLGANGWQIFCYVTLPNIKWALLHGVVLCTARALGEFGAVSVVSGHIRGVTNTLPLQIEILYNEYNAAAAFSVAILLLCLSLILLFLRQWTEHKLVRELA
- the cysT gene encoding sulfate ABC transporter permease subunit CysT, whose amino-acid sequence is MSATTRLIPGFNLSLGYTVTFLSLVVLIPLASLFVYSAQISAEQFWKLITSRQLLTALKLSLSTAFFAALINAFIGLLLAWVLVRYQFWGKRWMDTFIDMPFALPTAVAGIALTAIYARNGVIGQFFDFKIAYSALGIMLALLFVALPFVVRTLQPVLEDLPKDVEEAAEILGASSWQRFRYVIFPAILPAWITGFTLAFARGLGEYGSVAFISGNLPFRTEILPLVIVSKLDQYDYVSAATIGAMMLIISFILIFVINYIQRYFAKRTGK
- a CDS encoding sulfate ABC transporter substrate-binding protein; this translates as MRLFAKNFIKTTACKAVFIAMMGSFISSSAMAQTLLNVSYDPTRELYKEYNPLFEKHWQSLTGDTSLAVKTSHGGSGKQARAVIDGLQADVVTLALSSDIDALNRNQQLIDPNWQKRLANNSSPYTSTIVFLVRKGNPHQILDWQDLLKEGVEVITPNPKTSGGARWNFFAVWVYGKTAFGSDEKALEFTTNVYRQVPVLDTGARGATMSFIQRGLGDVLLTWENEAHLALKEEGGENVEIVVPPTSILAEPPVAMVDSVVDKKGTRQAAEAYVKHLYSDEAQHIIAKNHYRPVNQAILEQYREQFPVLNLRKLDEIFGENSSQIQARFFDDGGIFDQILEKIYQ
- the cysG gene encoding siroheme synthase CysG, whose amino-acid sequence is MSYLPIFVDLKKRPVLVVGGGHVATRKITALLKVGANVKIVARELDSPLHNLLEEGKVEWFATEFEPEQVNQAYLIIAATDDNELNNFVFKSAEAAQRLVNVVDDQPHCSYIFPSVIDRSPIQIAISSGGAAPVLIRLLREKLEALIPQNVGEIASISGRWRNAVKAKFPHMTQRRRFWEKLFTNLHFQRLTETHQTAQAEALLEQELEADNPIIGEVSLVGAGPGDAGLLTLKGLQAIQQADVVLYDALVSESVLELVRRDADRVFVGKRAGKDCVKQEETNALLVKYAKKGKRVVRLKGGDPFVFGRGGEELEVLKAENIPFNVVPGITAALGATAYAGIPLTHRDYSQNATFITGHIKPDGTSLKWEALAQSNQTLVVYMGTIKAAELASQLQRYGKPADTPVAIVSNGTLPNQSTQIGTLSELPELAANAPTPALIVIGEVVKLQPQLAWFGSQAQQFISTQETLWNNQLEKCA